A part of Capsicum annuum cultivar UCD-10X-F1 chromosome 6, UCD10Xv1.1, whole genome shotgun sequence genomic DNA contains:
- the LOC107872992 gene encoding 40S ribosomal protein S2-3 translates to MAERGGFGRGFGGRGGRGGDRGGRGRGGRRPRRDTEEEKWVPVTKLGRLVKDGKIKSLEQIYLHSLPIKEYQIIDNLIGPSLKDEVMKIMPVQKQTRAGQRTRFKAFVVVGDGNGHVGLGVKCSKEVATAIRGAIILAKLSVIPVRRGYWGNKIGKPHTVPCKVTGKCGSVTVRMVPAPRGAGIVAARVPKKVLQFAGIEDVFTSSRGSTKTLGNFVKATFDCLMKTYGFLTPDFWKETRFTKSPFQEYFDILAKPANKVIVYATEEAAPERVEA, encoded by the exons ATGGCGGAAAGAGGAGGATTCGGCCGTGGATTTGGAGGAAGGGGTGGAAGAGGCGGCGACCGCGGCGGAAGGGGCCGTGGGGGTCGTCGTCCCCGCCGTGATACAGAGGAGGAGAAATGGGTTCCGGTCACAAAGCTAGGAAGACTGGTGAAAGACGGGAAAATAAAGTCACTGGAGCAAATCTACCTCCATTCACTCCCAATTAAGGAGTATCAAATCATCGATAACCTCATAGGACCATCACTCAAGGACGAAGTGATGAAAATCATGCCGGTTCAGAAGCAGACACGTGCCGGTCAGAGAACCCGGTTCAAGGCCTTTGTTGTTGTCGGTGACGGTAATGGTCACGTTGGACTGGGTGTTAAGTGCTCGAAGGAAGTGGCTACTGCTATTCGCGGAGCGATTATATTGGCGAAGTTATCAGTGATTCCAGTGAGGAGAGGTTACTGGGGGAACAAGATTGGGAAGCCACACACAGTGCCTTGTAAGGTTACTGGGAAATGTGGTTCTGTCACTGTGAGAATGGTCCCTGCTCCTCGTGGTGCTGGTATTGTTGCTGCTCGTGTCCCTAAGAAGGTTCTTCAGTTTGCTGGTATTGAAGATGTCTTCACCTCTTCTCGTGGATCCACCAAAACCCTTGGCAACTTCGTCAAG GCTACCTTCGATTGTTTAATGAAGACTTATGGCTTCCTCACTCCAGACTTCTGGAAAGAGACTCGCTTCACAAAATCTCCATTCCAAGAGTACTTTGATATCTTGGCAAAGCCTGCCAATAAGGTTATTGTCTACGCCACTGAGGAGGCAGCACCTGAGAGAGTTGAGGCTTGA